AAAACTAACATTTGCAGCTTCTATAGAATAAGGTACCTTTTTTACTTCATCTTTCATGCACCAAGCACTTTCTCCTATTGATGAGAGCAAACCTGCTCCATATATTTTAGGCTTTTCTAAAGAACCAATCAATCCATATTCTACGGTCCACCAATGTAAATTTCTAATTTGAGCCATTTCAGACAATTCACCCATATTATTTTGAAGATATTCTACTTTTTCTTGAGCTTCGTTTATTGCTGTTTCTGATGAATTCGGGTCTTCTTTTAAGATTGATAAAAGCCGAATTGCCTCATACATTTCATAATCTTTAGAAGAAGAAATTGCTTTACTACCTATTTCTCCGAATCTTCTTAAATACTCTGCATATTCAGGATTTGAAATAATTGGCGCATGACCTGCAGCTTCATGAATAATATCTGGCGCTGGTGTATATTCTATATGATTAATCGTCCTCATATCTGAAGCGATTACCAAAACATTATATGCTTGAAACTCCATAAAAGCATTCGGAGGAATAAAGCCATCTACAGAAACAGCTGCCCAACCTATTTCTTTTAAAATTCTATTCATTCCATCCATGTAAGGAATATTTTCAATAGAAACACCTGTTTTTTCTAAGCCTTTCATGTATGATTTATGAGCTACTTTACTCAAATAATCTACATTCATTCTCATTACATATCTCCAAACCGCCTGATTTTGGGCTGTATATTCTTCATAAGGTTGTTTTACAATAAACTTGTGTAAATGTTTGGGTAATTTCTTGGTAACTTCGTTCAATTCAAAATGTAGGCTCATTAAAAAAATATTGAATTATTCTCACAAAATTACATATTAAAATATTAATATCACAATTAAAGATGCATTAAACTTTTTTTTATACAATTACCGTAAAAATATATGTAACATTTTATGCTTTTCCGCTACTTATAAATAAAGGTAAAATTATTAACTATGGCAGGAGAGGGATTTGTAGCACACATGATTGCAAGTTTAAAAGCGAACAAAAGATCGCGTGTTTCTACTTTTGATAAAATTAAAAATTATAAAAAAAGTAAAAAATCTGAACTCCATTTTGATAATAAAGCAAGTCCATCCGAATTAAAAAAAATAAAAGAAAAACTTATAGAAGAAAATGAAATTACATTTAAACGAAAAGTAGCCATCTTAATACTATTAATTGCAGCTATTTTAATTGGTTTAAATTACATGGGATATTCTTTATCATAAAAAAACAGACTACCTAAAAGATAGTCTGTTTCGCTTTAGATTAATTAATTCAAATAATAATACTAAAGTACTTCATTAAAAATCTTCTCTTAACTGTCCTTTTAATGTTTATATATAGAAGACGCTTAAAAAAAGAAAACGTTTCACTTATAAACCACAATCAACACGCTTTTAACAAGAAGGTTAAATTTGTTTAGAATTAAACGAATTATTCAAATAAGAAAATACGCTATCGGTTTCGTTAAAAAAACAAAAGCAAGACAAAAATATTTCTTATTTTTACTGTTCAATTTTAAGATAATGAACAAGAAAGTTATATTGATGATTTTGGATGGTTGGGGAATAACACAAGACCCAAAAGTATCCGCTATTTACAACGCAAAGACACCTTTTATTAATGGTTTATACAATAAATATCCAAACGCTCAATTAAGGACAGATGGAGAACATGTTGGCTTACCAGAAGGACAAATGGGTAATTCTGAAGTTGGCCACATGAATTTAGGTGCTGGTAGAATAGTTTATCAGAATTTAGCTCGTATAAATAAAGCTGTAAAAGAAAAAACTTTAGGGAAAGAAAAAACCTTATTAGACACTTTTAAATACGCAAAAGAAAACAACAAAGATGTTCATTTATTAGGATTACTTTCTAATGGAGGAATTCACGCACATATTGATCACTTAAAAGGATTGTTAGATGTTGCAAAAGAAAATGAAGTAGATAATGTGTTTTTACACGCATTTACAGATGGTAGAGATTGTGATCCAAAATCTGGAACTTACTTTATTAACGACATTCAAGAATATATGAAAGAAAGTACAGGAGAATTAGCTTCTGTAACTGGGCGTTATTATGCAATGGATAGAGATAATAGATGGGAACGTGTAAAGGAAGCTTATGATGGTCTTGTTAATGGAGTTGGTACTAAAACTACTGATGCTATTGCTGCAATGAATAAAAATTATGAAGACGGAATTACAGATGAGTTTCATAAATCTATCATTGTAACTAATGAAGATGGATCTCCAAAATCACAAATTAAAGAAGGAGATGTTGTCTTATTCTTTAACTACAGAACAGATAGAGGTAGAGAATTGACAAACGCTTTATCTCAAAATGATTTTCCAGAATTTGGAATGAAAAAATTAGATCTTTATTACACAACCATCACTTTATACGATGCAAGTTTTAAAGGAATAAACACTATTTATAACACCGATAATATTAAAAATACTTTAGGTGAAGTTTTATCTAAAGCAGGTAAAAAGCAAATTAGAATTGCTGAAACTGAAAAATATCCTCACGTAACATTCTTCTTTTCTGGAGGACAAGAAGCTCCTTTTGAAGGTGAATCTAGAATTTTAAAGAACTCACCAAAAGTAGCGACTTACGATTTACAACCAGAAATGTCTGCTTATGAATTAAAAGATGCTTTATGTGAAGATTTAAAGAAAGGTGAAGCAGATTTTGTTTGCTTAAACTTTGCTAACGGAGATATGGTTGGGCATACAGGTATGATGGATGCTGCAATAAAAGCTTGTGAAGCTGTAGATATTTGTGCAAAAGAAGTTATAGAAACTGGTTTAGAAAATGGTTATTCTATCTTATTAATTGCAGATCATGGTAACTGTGAAACTATGATGAATCCTGATGGATCTCCTCATACAGCTCACACAACAAATCCTGTACCTTTTATCTTAATTGATGAAGAAATAAAATCAATAAACAGTGGTGTATTAGGTGATATTGCTCCGACAATTTTAGATTTAATGGGAGTAGAACAACCTAAAGAAATGACACAGCATTCTTTATTATAATTTAAATATAAAAAAATGAAAAAACTTGTTTTATTAGTTTGTATAATCGTTTTATCTTGTTGCAGCACGCAACAAAAAGTAGTTGAGGCTAAAGAAGCAACTGCAGTAAAAAACCAAAGAGGAGATTTAGTTGGCTTTGCTAACAAAGAGTCTTTTCAACAAACTCCTTATAATACATGGTTTACTCAAAAATTTGATACATATAAACCAGATCCTTCAACAATTGCTTCCTTAAAAAAAGGGTTAAAAGGGATTAAAATTAAAGGTTTTATGGGTACTTGGTGTGGAGATAGCAAAAGAGAAACTCCTCGTTTTTATAAAATTTTAGAACAAGCAGAATTTAATTTAAATAACTTCGAATTAATAACGGTTAACAGAGGTAAAAAAACTCCTGATAATTTACAAGAAGGTTTAGACATAAAAAGAGTTCCAACTTTTATCTTTTATAAAGATGGAAAAGAAATTGGACGATATGTTGAATATGCTCGTGAATCTTTAGAGAAAGACATGCTGAAAATTGTTACAGGAGAAGCTTATAAACATTCTTACGACAAATAATGATACCTAGTAATCCATTAATTATTGCTGTAGATTTTGACGGTACTATTGTAGAAGATGCATATCCAAAAATTGGGAAACCAATAATATTTGCCTTTGATACATTAAAAAGACTACAATCTGAAGGACACCGATTAATTCTTTGGACATATAGAAATGGAAAAAAACTAGATGAAGCTGTTGCTTTTTGTAAAGAAAATAATATTGAATTTTACGCTATAAACAAAAACTTCCCTGAGGAAGATTATGATGAAAAATACAGCCGTAAAATTCATGCAGACTTATTTATAGACGATAGAAATGTTGGTGGTTTTTTAGGATGGACTGCAATCTATAAATCGATCTTTAATCACGATCCAACACCAAAAAAGAAAAAAGGTTTTTTCTCTTTTTTCAAATAAGAAACGTCCTTACTAGTAATAGAAATTATAGTAACTTTGCCGTTAAATTTTTTTAACATGATTAAGATAAAAACTAAAGAGGAAATAGAAATCATGCGCGAAAGTGCATTAATTGTTTCTAAAACGCTAGGTATGCTTGCTAAAGAAGTAAAACCTGGAGTTTCTACTTTATATTTAGACAAACTTGCCGAAGAATTTATTAGATCTGAAGGAGCTATTCCTGGTTTTTTAGGATTATATGATTTTCCAAATACACTTTGCATGAGTCCAAACTCTCAAGTTGTACATGGTATTCCTAATAAAAAACCTTTAATAGAAGGCGATATTATTTCTATAGATTGTGGTTCTAAAAAGAATGGTTTTTACGGAGATCACGCATACACATTTGCTGTTGGTGAAATTTTACCAGAAACTAAAAAACTTTTAGATGTAACTAGAGAAAGTTTATATGTTGGTATTCGCGAATTTAAAGCAGGAAATAGAGTTGGTGATGTAGGTTTTGCTATTCAAAACTTTACAGAGAAACACGGTTATGGAGTTGTTAGAGAATTGGTTGGTCATGGTTTAGGTAGAGAAATGCATGAAGATCCAGAAATGCCAAACTACGGAAAAAGAGGGAGAGGAAAAAAATTTACTGAAGGAATGGTTGTTGCCATAGAACCTATGACTAATTTAGGGACTCATAAAATTAGACAACATAGTGATGGTTGGACAATTACAACTTTAGACAACAAACCTTCAGCTCATTTTGAACATGATGTTGCAATTGTTAACGGTAAACCAGAACTACTTTCAACTTTTAAATACGTACACGAAGCTTTAGGTATTATTACTGATGAAGAAGATGAATTTAGAGCAGTTTTATAAGGCTTGTGTCTCTATTCAAATCCATATTAAATACAGTACCAAGACCTTGGTTGATAAAAGCTAGTTACCTAGTTAGACCAATCATTGCTTTTTCTTTAAAAGGTGATAAATTTACAGATCCTATTGATGGGAAATCTTTTCGTAAGTTTTTACCTTATGGATATGGTAAACAAAGAGAAAATGCACTTTCACCATCTACCCTTTCTTTAGAAAGACACCGATTAATGTGGTTGTTTCTAAGAGATGAAACTGATTTTTTTACATCAACAGAAAAACTAAAAACCTTACATATTGCTCCAGAACAATGTTTTTTAGACATCTTTAGAAAACAGAAAAACCTGGAGTATATTACATCTGACTTAGAATCTCCAATTGCAGATGTAAAAGCAGATATTTGCGACTTACCTTTTGAAGACAACTCTTTTGATATTGTTTTCTGTAATCATGTATTAGAACATATTATAGATGATACAAAAGCAATGCAAGAACTATGTAGAGTCCTCAAAAAAGGTGGATTTGGTATTTTTCAAATCCCACAAGATTTATCAAGAGAAAAAACTTTTGAAGATAATTCTATAACAGACAGAAAAGAACGTGCTAAAATATTTGGTCAATACGATCATGTAAGAGTTTATGGTAGAGATTATTTTGACAAGCTACGTTCTATAGGTTTTAAAGTTAATGAAATTGATTACACAAAAAAAATCGCTCCAGAAAAACTAGAACGATTTTGTTTAATGAAGAATGAAATTCTTCCTGTATGTTATAAAAAGTAATCTGTTACTTTTTGTTATTTCTTAAGAAGTCTGCCATTTTTTCTAGCTTTTCATTACCTAAAACAATAAAACCATCTTTCATCAGTTGGTAAGATCCATTAACTAACTTTACAACATTAATGCCTGCTGTATAAACTCCTGATTCATCTTTTGGTTCATTAACCTTAGTTCCGTTTTGATTTATCCACACCGTCTTATTATCTTTTATCGCTTGAAACTTATTGTTATAAAAAGCACCTATGTATTGGTAATTGGATGTAGCTCTTATAACATTTCCATCAACCGAACATAAAAATGAGTGAATTTTGTAATTATTATCTAAATATAATGGATAAATTCCTCCTCCTAAATGACCTCCAAAATTATACCAGATTTTGTTAATCTTTAATTCATCATCCTTATTATATTTATCAATAACATCATTCTTTTTTAAGCTTTTAAATAAATCTTGTTTATTGGCAACTTTCACATTTTTCTTTACGTTTAAATCGTACACCATTGGCTCATAAGAATTGTTTGGATAAGTTACCAACCTACCATTTCCTCTAGGCAACATTATTTTACCATAATGTGTAGAAATCGGATTGAAATCTGAGGGACTTGGTAGTAAAAAACCCGCTTTAGAATTAGAGTTAAAACAATAAACTTTAGTAGCTTCTTGCTCTTTATTTTTTAGGATAAAAAAACCATCAAAACTTAAAACATCTTGATATTCATCTGCTTTTACTAAAACCTCTCCTCTATCAGTAATTACCCCGTAATAATTATTAACTTTAAAAATTGCTAGATTATTTTTATTAAAAATATAAATACTATCGACTTTTAATGAAAGAGATTCAGATTTATTATTCCAAATAGTTTTTAGAGAATCTATTCTTTTCAACTCCTTTTCTTTCCTGATACGTTCCTCTTCTAACCTCTTATTTTCGGCTAATTGAGCTTCATATTCTTCATTAATATTAACATAGAGATCTAAAAATTCTAAATATTCTTCTGTTTTCTTATTCTTTTCTAAAACAAAATATTGTTTAGCTAAAGATAGAGCATCTGCAAAATTTCTTAATTCATAATGGATGAAAGCCCCTAACTTAGCAACTTTAGAAGAAGTAATAGTATCCATATACTTCATCGCTTTGTTAAAATGTACTAAAGAAAGTTCTACCTCTAAATTAGAAAGACTCTCTTGAGATCTTTTAATATAGACACTTGCAATGTCTTTGTTTGACTGAGCATTAGTGAATGCAAAAGTCATTAAGCATAAAAACGCTAAAAGTAGTTTTTTCATAATAATAGTAATTATCCCCAGGTTACAAAATGCAATATACCAAAAATACAGCGTAAATACAGAAACAAAAGTACCTACTTGTAAGTAATTGTCTTATATTCTTTTAAACCCCCATTTTTATCAACAAATAATAAAATAGCGTCAATATTTTTATGATTTTTTAAAAACTCTTTTGCTTTATCTAACCCCATTGCCATAAATGCAGTTGCATAAGCATCTACATCTGCACAATCTAAGCTAGCTACTACAGAAGCACTTAACAAATTACTTTCTTTTGCATAACCCGTTTTGGGGTTTATTGTGTGAACAAATTTTTGCCCATTTTTTGTTAATCTAAATTTTCTATAATTACCAGATGTAGCCATAGATTTATTTGATAAATTTATCTTTTTATAACCTTTAATCTCATCTTTTTTTAATGGATCTACAAGTTTAATAACCCAAGGAACATTATTCTCTTTAGTTCCTTTAGCACGAATTTCTCCTCCTATTTCAACTAAATAATTCGCTATTTTTTTACTACTCAAAAAACGAGCAACAACATCAATTCCAAACCCTTTTGCAATAGAATTAAAATCTAAATATATTTTAGAATCCTGTTTTACAACCCTTCTATTAACAATTTCTACTTTATCTAAACCAACAAGCTGCATTTGTTCATTTACTTCTTCACTTGTTAAATTTCTTTTTTCTCTATTCGGGCCAAATCCCCATGCATTTACCAAATTACCAACAGTTGGATCAAAATGTCCATTTGTTTCTTTATGTATTCTTTTCGATTTTTTAAAAACTTCTAAGAATAAATCATCAACAATAACTGTAGAATCTCCTTTATTAATTCTTGAAATATCTGAAGTAGGAATATAAGTTGACAGTGATTTATTCATTAAATAAAACAAACTATCTATAGATTTCTGATGATTTTCTGATGCATTTAAATACACTATTTTATAAGTTGTACCAAAAACATGTCCTTTTAAAATAAAGTCTTCAGCTTTTTGTTCTTTAGCACAAGATATAAAAAGCAATAAAATCGTAATAGAACCAACTATTTTTTTAAGTATCATTAGTTTGAAAATCAGATTACAAAAATAGTACATAAAGTTTTCATAAAATATCATTAATACTACTTTTTGTTAATCCATTTTGTTAAATTTGTCAACTGAATTTAATATTTAAACGATGAAAAAAATATCATTACTGTTATTAACTACTA
The window above is part of the Polaribacter sp. SA4-12 genome. Proteins encoded here:
- the gpmI gene encoding 2,3-bisphosphoglycerate-independent phosphoglycerate mutase, coding for MNKKVILMILDGWGITQDPKVSAIYNAKTPFINGLYNKYPNAQLRTDGEHVGLPEGQMGNSEVGHMNLGAGRIVYQNLARINKAVKEKTLGKEKTLLDTFKYAKENNKDVHLLGLLSNGGIHAHIDHLKGLLDVAKENEVDNVFLHAFTDGRDCDPKSGTYFINDIQEYMKESTGELASVTGRYYAMDRDNRWERVKEAYDGLVNGVGTKTTDAIAAMNKNYEDGITDEFHKSIIVTNEDGSPKSQIKEGDVVLFFNYRTDRGRELTNALSQNDFPEFGMKKLDLYYTTITLYDASFKGINTIYNTDNIKNTLGEVLSKAGKKQIRIAETEKYPHVTFFFSGGQEAPFEGESRILKNSPKVATYDLQPEMSAYELKDALCEDLKKGEADFVCLNFANGDMVGHTGMMDAAIKACEAVDICAKEVIETGLENGYSILLIADHGNCETMMNPDGSPHTAHTTNPVPFILIDEEIKSINSGVLGDIAPTILDLMGVEQPKEMTQHSLL
- a CDS encoding thioredoxin family protein; translated protein: MKKLVLLVCIIVLSCCSTQQKVVEAKEATAVKNQRGDLVGFANKESFQQTPYNTWFTQKFDTYKPDPSTIASLKKGLKGIKIKGFMGTWCGDSKRETPRFYKILEQAEFNLNNFELITVNRGKKTPDNLQEGLDIKRVPTFIFYKDGKEIGRYVEYARESLEKDMLKIVTGEAYKHSYDK
- a CDS encoding BT0820 family HAD-type phosphatase; the protein is MIPSNPLIIAVDFDGTIVEDAYPKIGKPIIFAFDTLKRLQSEGHRLILWTYRNGKKLDEAVAFCKENNIEFYAINKNFPEEDYDEKYSRKIHADLFIDDRNVGGFLGWTAIYKSIFNHDPTPKKKKGFFSFFK
- the map gene encoding type I methionyl aminopeptidase, giving the protein MIKIKTKEEIEIMRESALIVSKTLGMLAKEVKPGVSTLYLDKLAEEFIRSEGAIPGFLGLYDFPNTLCMSPNSQVVHGIPNKKPLIEGDIISIDCGSKKNGFYGDHAYTFAVGEILPETKKLLDVTRESLYVGIREFKAGNRVGDVGFAIQNFTEKHGYGVVRELVGHGLGREMHEDPEMPNYGKRGRGKKFTEGMVVAIEPMTNLGTHKIRQHSDGWTITTLDNKPSAHFEHDVAIVNGKPELLSTFKYVHEALGIITDEEDEFRAVL
- a CDS encoding class I SAM-dependent methyltransferase; its protein translation is MSLFKSILNTVPRPWLIKASYLVRPIIAFSLKGDKFTDPIDGKSFRKFLPYGYGKQRENALSPSTLSLERHRLMWLFLRDETDFFTSTEKLKTLHIAPEQCFLDIFRKQKNLEYITSDLESPIADVKADICDLPFEDNSFDIVFCNHVLEHIIDDTKAMQELCRVLKKGGFGIFQIPQDLSREKTFEDNSITDRKERAKIFGQYDHVRVYGRDYFDKLRSIGFKVNEIDYTKKIAPEKLERFCLMKNEILPVCYKK
- a CDS encoding FAD:protein FMN transferase, with amino-acid sequence MILKKIVGSITILLLFISCAKEQKAEDFILKGHVFGTTYKIVYLNASENHQKSIDSLFYLMNKSLSTYIPTSDISRINKGDSTVIVDDLFLEVFKKSKRIHKETNGHFDPTVGNLVNAWGFGPNREKRNLTSEEVNEQMQLVGLDKVEIVNRRVVKQDSKIYLDFNSIAKGFGIDVVARFLSSKKIANYLVEIGGEIRAKGTKENNVPWVIKLVDPLKKDEIKGYKKINLSNKSMATSGNYRKFRLTKNGQKFVHTINPKTGYAKESNLLSASVVASLDCADVDAYATAFMAMGLDKAKEFLKNHKNIDAILLFVDKNGGLKEYKTITYK